Proteins encoded by one window of Pristiophorus japonicus isolate sPriJap1 chromosome 17, sPriJap1.hap1, whole genome shotgun sequence:
- the LOC139228309 gene encoding proteoglycan 4-like has product MVTFTADTDASSYLSQMIGIGADPGDLEPFYKIPEGTMNHRRGKIPLIADAKKLLRVDKHFTTTGTIAKSPKVVTNRNPRATVPVDQWVIVTKSPTTKYPFTITTTNNNDLHLYSTFNVGKSPNVLHRSDIRQYLTTAAKKLWRRVTKNPGSRITANPSAIVTKNPGTVVTRNTITMPRTTTVRNSLVIPARGTWLTVAKSPGRSTTGHLCVTRRPSATISKSLRTATTRSPLMTPTRMLRRTTIRNPLRETTRSPLVTINRNTLTTTSKNPNTVAVRNSLATTMRSPNRVGSKNPNHVSIKNPHTATVQNPSKAAIAKPNRSASRNPNWVAHQTPNRITAQNPSRITVQNPTRISHQNPTRISHQNPTRISHQNPTRVSFQNPNRIGVEEANNITIEKPNKPIIQKPRRPTIRRHDGKTIQNPNIITISNANVINIGNPC; this is encoded by the exons ATGGTTACTTTTACAG CTGATACGGATGCCAGCTCCTACCTGAGTCAAATGATTGGAATTGGCGCTGACCCAGGAGATCTAGAACCCTTCTATAAAATCCCGGAAGGGACAATGAACCACCGAAGGGGCAAGATCCCTTTAATCGCCGATGCGAAGAAATTGCTGCGTGTAGATAAACATTTTACAACCACTGGAACTATTGCCAAGAGCCCTAAGGTGGTGACCAATAGAAATCCTAGGGCCACCGTGCCTGTAGACCAATGGGTGATTGTCACTAAAAGCCCCACGACTAAATACCCTTTCACGATCACCACTACaaacaacaatgacttgcatttatatagcacctttaatgtaggaaaaagtcccaatgtgcttcacaggagcgatatccgGCAATATTTGACCACTGCTGCTAAAAAGCTTTGGAGAAGAGTAACTAAAAACCCCGGGTCAAGGATCACTGCCAACCCCTCAGCAATTGTCACCAAGAACCCTGGGACAGTTGTCACCAGAAACACCATTACGATGCCAAGGACAACTACTGTTAGAAACTCATTGGTGATTCCCGCCAGAGGGACTTGGCTAACTGTTGCTAAGAGCCCCGGGAGATCTACCACTGGTCACCTTTGTGTGACTAGAAGACCTTCAGCAACTATCAGTAAGAGCCTGAGGACTGCTACCACTAGAAGCCCTTTGATGACTCCCACTCGGATGCTAAGGAGAACCACCATTCGAAATCCTTTGAGGGAGACCACTCGAAGTCCATTGGTGACGATCAATAGAAACACTTTGACAACCACCAGTAAAAATCCTAACACAGTCGCCGTTAGAAATTCTTTGGCAACGACAATGAGAAGCCCAAACAGAGTGGGCAGCAAAAACCCAAATCACGTTAGTATTAAAAACCCTCACACTGCCACCGTTCAAAATCCCAGCAAGGCCGCCATTGCAAAACCCAACAGGAGCGCAAGTCGAAATCCCAACTGGGTGGCCCATCAAACCCCCAACAGAATCACCGCTCAAAATCCCAGCAGAATTACTGTTCAAAATCCCACCAGAATCTCCCATCAAAATCCCACCAGAATCTCCCATCAAAATCCCACCAGAATCTCCCATCAAAATCCCACCAGAGTCTCCTTTCAAAATCCCAACAGGATTGGCGTTGAAGAGGCGAATAATATCACCATTGAAAAGCCCAACAAGCCAATCATTCAAAAGCCCAGAAGGCCCACCATTAGAAGACATGATGGGAAGACCATTCAAAACCCCAACATAATCACCATTAGCAATGCTAACGTTATCAACATTGGCAATCCTTGCTAG